GGATGACCCACATCAAGCATGACTCTATTGTCTGTGTCGCACACATCCGGGAATTTTTCTCGCTTTGGGATCTTGTGCATGACTTCCATCTTGACGATCACGTTTAGGACGGCATTGTTTGGAAGCATGCTGATGATGGGCAGTACTTGGCGGCCACATCATATAAGGCTCAATTCCTTGGATTGACGCACTCGCCCATTCACCACATGGTTTGGAGagcttgccccccccccctaaGGTTAAATTCTTCGCCTGGTTGACCTTGCAAGACCGGAACTGGACCGCCGACCGATTGGAGCGGCGTGGTTGGGATAACGTTGGGGCTTGCCCGCTTTGCAAACGTGAGCAAGAATCGGGCATCCACCTCTTCGTCAAGTGCCGCTTCTCCATTAGGCTCTGGCGATTGGTCATCGACAAGTTTGGTCTTGTGCACATGGACACCTCCAATTAGCACCTTGAGGATTCCCTCATGCGATAGTGGGATAGAAAGACTGACATGCGAAACCCCAATAGACGAGCGATGGCCTCCCTCACCATGCTCGTCTCTTGGACTATTTGAAATGAGAGAAACGCGCGTGTGTTTCGCAAGAAGAGTGCGCCGCCACCTATCCTGCTCCAAAATATCGTGCTCGAGGCAAAACTATGGGATACGGCaggtgctaagaaactagggcgtaTTATTGTACGAGAGTATTACCATGCCGTTTTGTATGTAAAACTCCAAATTCTATTCttctcttatttaatggatgaggcaaatcttttacctccgtttcaaaaaaaatcctaaaaaataatATAAGACAGAAGAAAAAGCATGAAAAAATCCGACCTGCCGGATTCGAACCAGCGACCTAAGGATTTATCTGCAACGACTACAGTCCtccgctctaccaactgagctaaggTCGGTTTGTGTTTCAATCATCTGTAAATCATTAATTAACTTTGAAATCGCCTCAATTTCACATCAGCGTTCCATGCATTTCACTGTGACACCACAGACTTTTCTCATCGCCCGGCTTCCTGCACGCGAAACTAAGTAGTTTATTTCAACGCTAACCATGCACCACCTAGTTCCATGGTGATGATGCAGTCTGTTCCTCTTGTCTTAGTTCTGAATCTCTGCATTTTGGTGTCATGTTTTTGACCTTGCCAGCCCTATGTTTTCCAGAGTAAAGCAGAAGGGTTTCTGCTCGCACACGACACAGGGGACATACTCGCGCATTTCACAGTCCCCGGAGCCATCTCTTTTACTTTATTGAGCTGACAACTATATAATTATTTATTAATGTTAACTGGAGGTCATCTGTATGTTATCAACTGCGAACCAGGGCTTTGCACACGTGACCTGTGACTGTGAGTGAACAAGACATATATCCCTTCACTCAGTATTTTAATggagtactactatgcatgccatTTTGATGTATGCTCGAGTTTCTGCTTTAAAATCCTAACCCCCACCATGAGCACCAAAATGATACCAGTAACAATGTTAGTTTCCGAACGATGTTCTCTTACATTAATAGTAAACTTTTCTTCATTCAACAAATGAAAGAATCTCATCTCAACGCCTCTACAGGCACACAGATTAACATTAGCACGCGCGTGGAAGGTGGAACACTCTCCACACAGCAACAAACGCCACCGCAACTATAACTACACACCATCATGGTCCTACGTAGAGCCTACCCCAAGGTGGAGCAGGTGGACGTGTCGGGGTCCACGAGCGCCGGGACCAGGTACTTCCGGCCGTGGGCTCCATTCGCGTTGAAGCTCGCGCCGGTGGCCGGGTCCACGAGCAGCGAGCCCGCGTAGCCGGGGTACGCCCCCTTGCCGTACACCCCGGCGCACGCCGTGGCGGCCTCCAGCGGCGCCTCGGCCGGGCCCTGGAAGAAGCCGTTGCCGAAGGGGTTGGTGACGGTGCCGACGATCATGGACGCGAGGGACACCACCATGCCGTCGACGCCGACGTCGCCGTTGGGCGGCGCGAGGGGCGCCGTCTGCGGGCCGTACTGCGGCTGGTGGAACGGCCACGCGCACTGCCCGGCGCACTGCGTCGCCGGGTTGCCCACCCACACGTACGCGAACCGCCCGGCGCGGGACCGCGGAGAGGCGCCGTGCGAGCCGCAGCGGCTCATGCAGAACCCGTCGACGGCCACGTCGTCGGCCGTGAGCACCACGTTGATGGCGCGGCTGGGCCCGCCGCGCGCGGCGAGCCTAACGAGGTCCCGCTCCCGGAGCCGCCGGCCGAGGGAGTAGGACTGGTCGAAGACGTGGGAGCCGAGGGCCAGGGCCGGGAAGCGGGCCTTGGAGCTGGCGTAGTACTTCTGCGCCGTCTTGAACCACGTGGCCACGGACGGCTCCGGCTGCGGCGCCGGGGACGCGGAGGCCAGCGACGAGACGAAGTCGGTGACGATGGCGCGCTGCGGCGCGGAGAAGTTGCCGTACCAGACGAGGTTGACGGCGATGCGGCCGGAGAGGAGCGCGCCCTTGTGGTACTTCATGGTGATGGGCTGCTCCTGCACCAGCGCCTGGAGCCTC
Above is a window of Triticum aestivum cultivar Chinese Spring chromosome 6B, IWGSC CS RefSeq v2.1, whole genome shotgun sequence DNA encoding:
- the LOC123138334 gene encoding protein PHOSPHATE-INDUCED 1 homolog, translated to MASFGSMAVALVVCAMLLQTCAATRRLQALVQEQPITMKYHKGALLSGRIAVNLVWYGNFSAPQRAIVTDFVSSLASASPAPQPEPSVATWFKTAQKYYASSKARFPALALGSHVFDQSYSLGRRLRERDLVRLAARGGPSRAINVVLTADDVAVDGFCMSRCGSHGASPRSRAGRFAYVWVGNPATQCAGQCAWPFHQPQYGPQTAPLAPPNGDVGVDGMVVSLASMIVGTVTNPFGNGFFQGPAEAPLEAATACAGVYGKGAYPGYAGSLLVDPATGASFNANGAHGRKYLVPALVDPDTSTCSTLG